A stretch of DNA from Candidatus Cloacimonadota bacterium:
AGGTAGGACTTGACTTTGATAGAAAAGATATGATACCTCTAATTAAGGCATCTTATCGTTTTTAGCTGATCAATGCCTCTGAAATGAGTTATTAGGGTAAAGCAATGAAGTCGATCAATATTGATGGAAATAATCTCACTCTGGAAGAGATAAAAAGGGTAGCTGTCGGCAACCAAGGGATCAGGTTATCGGAAGCAGCAAAGAAAGCAGTTCGTAAGTGTCGTGATTATGTTGAGAAACTAATCGCTGACAAGCGGATTGTTTATGGTTTAACAACCGGCTTCGGTAAATTTGCCGGAGTTACCATATCTCCTGATAAGATAGAAGAATTACAAGAAAATCTTATCTTGAGCCATGCTACAGGGGTAGGTGAACATTTTTCAATCCCGGAAACGAGAGCTATTACACTACTACGTTGTAATGTACTGGCTAAAGGGTTTTCCGGTGTGAGAATTTCGACTCTGGAAACCTTGATCAAAATGCTTAATGCAGGAATTCATCCCTGTATTCCAGAAAAAGGTTCTGTTGGTGCAAGTGGTGATCTGGCTCCTCTGTCTCATTTAGCATTGGTTTTGATCGGTGAAGGATATGCTGAATACAAAGGTGAGATCATTCACGGGAAAGAAGCTCTCCAGAAAGCTGGGCTCAAACCGGTTAGATTAGCGGCTAAAGAAGGATTGGCTCTTAATAACGGAACACAGGTCATGACTGCCGTTGGTGCTTTGACCTTACTAAAAGCTCAACATCTCTGTAAGGTTGCCGATGTATGTGCAGCTGTTTCGGTAGATACAATGCTGGGAACTCCCGCTGCTTTTCATGAACTGATCCATTCTGTGAGACCACATCAGGGACAGATCAGAGTAGCTGAGAATTTGAACAATCTACTCCTTGGAAGTAAGATCAGAAAGTCGCATCTTTATTGTGACCGGGTGCAAGATCCATATAGTCTTCGATGTGTACCTCAGGTACACGGAGCTGTCAGAGATGCTCTTGAATATGTGAGGAATACCATAGAAATAGAGATAAATTCTGCAACTGATAATCCTCTTATCTTTCCTG
This window harbors:
- the hutH gene encoding histidine ammonia-lyase produces the protein MKSINIDGNNLTLEEIKRVAVGNQGIRLSEAAKKAVRKCRDYVEKLIADKRIVYGLTTGFGKFAGVTISPDKIEELQENLILSHATGVGEHFSIPETRAITLLRCNVLAKGFSGVRISTLETLIKMLNAGIHPCIPEKGSVGASGDLAPLSHLALVLIGEGYAEYKGEIIHGKEALQKAGLKPVRLAAKEGLALNNGTQVMTAVGALTLLKAQHLCKVADVCAAVSVDTMLGTPAAFHELIHSVRPHQGQIRVAENLNNLLLGSKIRKSHLYCDRVQDPYSLRCVPQVHGAVRDALEYVRNTIEIEINSATDNPLIFPDQGEVISGGNFHGEPVAFACDVMGLTMAELGSISERRIEQICNPALNRDLKPFLAPRPGLDSGFMIAHVTAAALVSENKTLAHPASVDSIPTSANQEDHVSMGTIGSIKARSIVDNIAHVLGIELMIALQGLEERKIKSSPVIEAIRKEVRKDVAFLKKDRNLNDDIHFMKRFVESEKILEIIREYLDIK